One Sphingomonas endolithica DNA segment encodes these proteins:
- a CDS encoding aminopeptidase P family protein: MPPYTDRLHALRAQLQQDGLDGFVVPLTDEHMSEYVGGYAQRLAWLTGFQGSAGAAAVLADQAAVFTDGRYTLQVRQQVDGADWSYQPVPAVSITGWLAEHAPQGGRIGYDPWLHTSAWVREAGAALKAKGATLVAVQHNPIDAIWANRPLPSDAKLAVQDDVLAGASSAEKRGLIADWLGSTQADAVVLTALDSIAWALNIRGGDVAHTPVALAYAIVDADGTAQLFVAPNKVTDAVRQHLGNAVRVRDRSEFADALGGYAGKLIAADPERAVAAIFDRLSAGGATILTARDPVVLAKALKNPAEIAGHRAASARDGGALARFLRWCETALPEGGQTELSAAAKLQKLREATGVLLDTSFDTISATGANGASPHYHVTEESNAPIEAGQLYLVDSGGQYADGTTDVTRIVPVGEPTAEMRDRFTRVLKGHIAIATAIFPPGTNGGQIDAFARRPLWEAGLDYAHGTGHGVGAYLSVHEGPQRIAQPNYPGGGPSEPLRAGMIISNEPGYYKAGEYGIRIENLVLVEPRAFPQGDADMLGFETLTFAPIERTLIVAEMLSDSEAAWLDAYHAKVVDVLGPQLDPAEQAWLAEKCAPIR, encoded by the coding sequence ATGCCGCCTTATACCGATCGCCTTCACGCCCTCCGCGCCCAGCTGCAACAGGACGGCCTCGACGGTTTCGTCGTGCCGCTGACCGACGAGCACATGTCCGAATATGTCGGCGGCTATGCGCAGCGGCTTGCCTGGCTGACCGGTTTCCAGGGCTCGGCCGGTGCCGCGGCGGTGCTGGCGGACCAGGCCGCGGTGTTCACCGATGGGCGCTACACGCTGCAGGTGCGCCAGCAGGTCGACGGCGCGGATTGGTCGTACCAGCCGGTGCCGGCGGTCAGCATCACCGGCTGGCTGGCCGAGCATGCGCCGCAGGGCGGGCGGATCGGCTATGATCCGTGGCTGCACACCAGCGCCTGGGTGCGCGAGGCCGGTGCGGCGTTGAAGGCGAAAGGGGCGACGCTGGTGGCCGTGCAGCACAACCCGATCGACGCGATCTGGGCAAATCGCCCGCTGCCCTCTGACGCCAAGCTTGCCGTGCAGGACGATGTTCTGGCCGGCGCATCGTCGGCCGAGAAGCGCGGGCTGATCGCCGATTGGCTGGGCTCCACCCAAGCAGACGCTGTGGTGCTCACCGCGCTGGATTCGATCGCCTGGGCGCTCAACATTCGCGGTGGCGATGTCGCGCACACGCCGGTCGCGCTCGCTTATGCGATCGTCGATGCCGATGGCACCGCGCAATTGTTCGTCGCGCCCAACAAGGTCACCGATGCCGTGCGCCAGCATCTCGGCAATGCGGTGCGCGTGCGCGACCGGTCCGAGTTCGCCGATGCGCTGGGCGGCTATGCCGGCAAGCTGATCGCCGCCGATCCCGAACGCGCCGTGGCCGCGATCTTCGACCGCCTGTCGGCGGGCGGCGCGACGATCCTCACCGCGCGCGATCCGGTCGTGCTCGCCAAGGCGCTCAAGAACCCGGCCGAGATCGCCGGCCACCGTGCCGCCTCCGCACGCGACGGCGGCGCGCTGGCGCGGTTCCTGCGCTGGTGCGAAACGGCACTGCCCGAGGGCGGCCAGACCGAACTCTCCGCCGCCGCCAAGTTGCAGAAGCTGCGCGAGGCGACGGGCGTGCTGCTCGACACCTCGTTCGACACGATCTCCGCCACCGGCGCCAACGGCGCGTCCCCGCATTACCACGTCACCGAAGAGTCGAACGCGCCTATCGAAGCCGGGCAACTCTACCTCGTCGATTCGGGCGGCCAATATGCCGACGGCACGACCGACGTGACGCGGATCGTGCCGGTCGGCGAGCCGACCGCGGAAATGCGTGACCGCTTCACCCGCGTGCTCAAGGGTCACATCGCCATTGCCACCGCGATCTTCCCGCCCGGCACCAATGGCGGGCAGATCGATGCCTTTGCCAGGCGGCCGCTGTGGGAGGCAGGGCTGGATTACGCACATGGCACCGGCCACGGCGTCGGCGCGTATCTGTCGGTGCATGAAGGACCGCAGCGTATCGCCCAGCCCAATTATCCCGGCGGCGGCCCGTCCGAGCCCTTACGGGCCGGCATGATCATCTCCAACGAGCCTGGTTACTACAAGGCCGGCGAATACGGCATCCGCATCGAGAACCTCGTGCTGGTCGAGCCGCGCGCCTTTCCGCAGGGCGATGCCGACATGCTCGGCTTCGAGACGCTGACCTTCGCGCCGATCGAGCGCACACTGATCGTGGCGGAGATGCTGAGCGACTCGGAGGCCGCCTGGCTCGATGCCTATCACGCCAAGGTGGTGGACGTGCTCGGGCCACAGCTCGACCCCGCGGAGCAAGCCTGGCTGGCTGAGAAATGCGCCCCTATTCGCTAG
- a CDS encoding S9 family peptidase: protein MTELTPPIAETRPHSFTVHGVTIKDPYAWLKDPNYPEVDDPQVLAYLEAENAYFEGVMAPHKPLTERLYEEMKARIKEDDSSVPQKDGDWLYWTAFETGGQYRKWWRRPVAGGPDELILDEPALAAGKEYFRLGAIVFSEDGTLMAYSTDADGSERYTIRFKSLADGAPLAEEIDGVSGKWGADSIEGAIGNIVFTTDGSGVLYGLTDEHWRTRTIKFHRLGTPVADDVVIYYEEDASFSVGVDMTSNRRWIVLATGGHDTTEVYLLPANNPLATPLLVSARKTGREYDVDEHDGTLFIHTNDVDPNFRLCTAPIATPGEWTELIAPSAHFYMTGIDCFQDFFIVDGREDGLDQIEIRRYETPLEAQRIAFPEASYDAGLGNNPEYDMAVLRVGYESMVTPGTEYDYDVASGTLTTLKVQEIPSGYDAEKYRTERLKITARDGTEVPVSIVYPKDFPRDGSAPLFLYAYGAYGYAIPPGFSTGRLSLLDRGFAYAIAHIRGGDDLGQQWYLDGKLEKRANTFNDFVDVAKGLVEGGWTSSGKIAIAGRSAGGELMGAVVNSDPELWGAVIADVPFVDVLNTMLDGDLPLTPGEWPEWGNPIEDKAAFELIRSYSPYDQVTAQDYPPMFISGGLNDPRVTYWEPAKWAAKLRATKTDDNVLLLKTNMGAGHGGKSGRFESLREAAEEHAFVLWQLGVES, encoded by the coding sequence ATGACCGAACTCACTCCCCCTATCGCCGAGACTCGCCCGCATAGCTTCACCGTGCACGGCGTGACAATCAAAGATCCCTATGCCTGGTTGAAGGACCCCAACTATCCCGAGGTCGATGACCCGCAAGTGCTCGCCTATCTCGAAGCGGAGAACGCCTATTTCGAAGGCGTGATGGCGCCGCACAAGCCGCTGACCGAGCGGCTGTACGAAGAGATGAAGGCGCGCATCAAGGAGGACGATTCCTCCGTGCCGCAAAAGGATGGCGACTGGCTGTACTGGACCGCGTTCGAGACCGGCGGGCAATATCGCAAATGGTGGCGGAGGCCCGTCGCGGGCGGGCCGGACGAATTGATCCTCGACGAGCCGGCACTGGCCGCAGGCAAGGAATATTTCCGCCTGGGCGCGATCGTGTTCAGCGAAGACGGCACGCTGATGGCTTATTCGACCGACGCGGACGGCTCCGAGCGCTACACGATCCGCTTCAAGTCGCTGGCGGACGGCGCGCCGCTCGCCGAAGAAATCGACGGCGTCTCGGGCAAATGGGGCGCGGATTCGATCGAGGGGGCGATCGGCAATATCGTCTTCACGACCGATGGCAGCGGCGTGCTGTATGGCCTGACCGACGAGCATTGGCGCACGCGGACGATCAAGTTCCACCGCCTGGGCACGCCGGTCGCCGACGATGTCGTGATCTATTACGAGGAGGATGCGAGCTTCTCGGTCGGCGTCGACATGACCAGCAACCGGCGGTGGATCGTGCTGGCGACCGGCGGGCACGACACGACCGAAGTGTATCTGCTGCCGGCCAACAATCCGCTCGCCACGCCGCTGCTGGTCTCGGCGCGCAAGACGGGACGCGAATATGATGTCGACGAGCATGACGGCACGCTGTTCATCCACACCAACGACGTGGACCCGAACTTCCGCCTGTGCACGGCGCCGATCGCGACGCCGGGAGAATGGACCGAGCTGATCGCACCGTCGGCGCATTTCTACATGACCGGCATCGACTGCTTCCAGGATTTCTTCATCGTCGATGGGCGCGAGGACGGCTTGGATCAGATCGAGATCCGGCGCTACGAAACGCCATTGGAGGCGCAGCGCATCGCCTTCCCCGAGGCGAGCTATGACGCGGGCCTGGGCAACAATCCCGAATATGACATGGCAGTCCTGCGCGTCGGCTATGAATCGATGGTCACGCCGGGCACCGAATATGATTACGACGTCGCGAGCGGTACGCTGACCACGCTGAAAGTGCAGGAAATCCCGTCCGGCTATGACGCGGAAAAATATCGTACCGAGCGGCTGAAGATCACCGCGCGGGATGGCACCGAGGTGCCGGTGTCGATCGTCTACCCCAAGGATTTCCCGCGCGATGGCTCGGCGCCGTTATTCCTCTACGCTTACGGTGCGTACGGCTATGCCATCCCGCCGGGGTTTTCGACCGGGCGGCTATCGCTGCTCGATCGCGGCTTTGCCTATGCCATCGCGCATATCCGCGGCGGCGACGATCTCGGGCAGCAATGGTATCTCGACGGCAAGCTGGAAAAGCGCGCCAACACGTTCAACGATTTCGTCGATGTGGCGAAGGGACTGGTCGAAGGCGGCTGGACCAGCTCGGGCAAGATCGCGATTGCCGGGCGTTCGGCGGGTGGCGAATTGATGGGCGCGGTGGTCAATTCCGATCCCGAACTATGGGGCGCGGTGATCGCTGACGTGCCGTTCGTCGACGTGCTCAACACCATGCTCGACGGCGACCTGCCGCTGACGCCGGGCGAATGGCCGGAATGGGGTAATCCGATCGAGGACAAGGCCGCGTTCGAGCTGATCCGCTCTTATTCGCCGTATGATCAGGTGACGGCGCAGGATTACCCGCCCATGTTCATCAGCGGCGGGCTCAACGATCCGCGCGTGACCTATTGGGAGCCGGCGAAATGGGCGGCCAAGCTGCGCGCGACCAAGACCGACGATAATGTGCTGCTGCTCAAGACCAATATGGGCGCTGGCCATGGCGGCAAGTCGGGGCGGTTCGAGAGCCTGCGCGAGGCGGCAGAGGAGCATGCCTTCGTGCTGTGGCAATTGGGGGTCGAGTCTTGA
- a CDS encoding acyl-CoA thioesterase yields the protein MIRFTLSITAAPEDIDELGHVNNAVWVQWVQRIALAHWYAVASPEDQAAYFWVITRHEIDYRGNVAAGETVVGETWVPEPPKGARFDRHVRFIGPDGKVKVQAVTTWAQIDKATGRLLRVRPEMAAQFLS from the coding sequence ATGATCCGCTTTACCCTCTCGATCACCGCTGCGCCCGAGGACATCGACGAGCTCGGCCATGTCAACAATGCGGTGTGGGTGCAGTGGGTGCAGCGCATTGCGCTTGCGCATTGGTATGCGGTCGCCTCGCCCGAGGATCAGGCAGCCTATTTCTGGGTCATCACCCGGCATGAGATCGACTATCGCGGCAACGTGGCGGCCGGCGAGACGGTGGTCGGCGAAACCTGGGTACCCGAGCCGCCCAAGGGCGCCCGGTTCGACCGGCATGTCCGCTTCATCGGCCCGGACGGCAAGGTGAAGGTGCAGGCGGTGACCACCTGGGCGCAGATCGACAAGGCAACCGGCCGCCTGCTGCGCGTGCGCCCCGAAATGGCGGCACAATTCCTCTCGTGA
- the ppc gene encoding phosphoenolpyruvate carboxylase, protein MADLPTIANNPDIRFLGALLGDVIRAYGGDTLFERTEYIRAASVGRHRSINGDGNGSDDATETDLGLDRLDIDETLDFVRGFMLFSMLANLAEDRQGIAAEEGATLDAALKRLAAEGIDQEAVVGLLEHALIAPVLTAHPTEVRRKSMIDHRNRIAGLLAMKDRGLTETPEGDRVDEAILRQIALLWQTRVLRREKLYVADEVETALSYLRDVFLPALPALYQRWDRALGTRVPSFLRPGSWIGGDRDGNPFVTADSLRAALAKSSAAVLVYYLDAVNALGAELSISTDLAAADAAVQQLAEASGDSAASRADEPYRRALSGIYARLAATHVTLTGTPAPRPSALKGAAYADPQAFRADLVAIAHGLASEDKGPLSTGGALGRLIRAVETFGFHLATLDLRQNSAVHERVVAELFKVAGVEDDYLALDEAARVALLRAELSSARPLASGFADYSEETSGELAIVRAAAEAHATYGPGCIVNYIVSMAQSVSDLLEINLLLKEVGLYRPGPVPTAAIMAIPLFETIGDLEAAPGIMTDWFALPEIAAIATARGHQEVMIGYSDSNKDGGYLTSTWSLSVASTALKPVFERAGIGMQLFHGRGGAVGRGGGSSFAAIRAQPFGTVQGRIRITEQGEVIAGKYGTRESAMANLEAMASATLLASLEPDPLSAADTKRFGAAMTALSANAFKAYRGLVYDDDAQGFRTFFRQMTPLTEIANLKIGSRPASRTKSDRIEDLRAIPWVFSWAQARVMLPGWYGVGQALAEFEDKTLLAEMAEGWPFFAASLANMEQVIAKSDMRIAARYAALVEDAGLRDHVFGRIEAGWHQAHDGLLAATGQSRLLEKHPTLDASIRLRLPYIEPLNLLQIELIKRRRAGEQDERIGEGILLSINAIATALRNSG, encoded by the coding sequence ATGGCCGACCTCCCCACGATCGCAAACAATCCCGATATCCGCTTCCTCGGCGCCCTGCTGGGTGATGTGATCCGCGCTTATGGCGGGGACACATTGTTCGAGCGGACCGAATATATCCGCGCCGCCTCGGTCGGGCGGCATCGCAGCATCAATGGCGATGGTAACGGTAGCGATGACGCGACGGAAACCGATCTCGGGCTCGACCGGTTGGATATCGACGAGACGCTCGATTTCGTCCGTGGCTTCATGCTGTTCTCGATGCTCGCCAACCTTGCCGAGGACCGCCAGGGCATCGCCGCCGAAGAGGGCGCCACGCTGGATGCCGCGCTGAAGCGCCTGGCGGCAGAGGGGATCGACCAGGAGGCGGTGGTCGGGCTGCTCGAACATGCATTGATCGCGCCGGTGCTGACCGCGCACCCGACCGAAGTGCGGCGCAAGTCGATGATCGACCATCGCAACCGTATCGCCGGGTTGCTGGCGATGAAGGATCGCGGCCTGACCGAAACGCCTGAGGGCGACCGCGTCGACGAGGCGATCCTGCGCCAGATTGCCTTGCTGTGGCAGACGCGCGTGCTGCGGCGCGAGAAATTGTACGTCGCCGACGAGGTGGAGACCGCGCTCAGCTATCTGCGCGACGTGTTCCTGCCGGCGCTGCCCGCTTTGTACCAGCGCTGGGACCGGGCGCTCGGCACGCGCGTGCCGAGCTTCCTGCGGCCCGGCAGCTGGATCGGCGGCGACCGCGACGGCAACCCGTTCGTGACCGCGGACAGCCTACGCGCGGCGCTCGCCAAGTCGAGCGCGGCGGTGCTGGTCTATTATCTGGATGCGGTGAATGCGCTGGGCGCCGAGTTGTCGATCTCGACCGATCTCGCCGCCGCCGACGCCGCGGTCCAGCAGCTGGCCGAGGCGAGCGGCGACAGCGCCGCGAGCCGCGCCGACGAACCGTATCGCCGCGCGCTGAGCGGCATCTATGCGCGGCTGGCGGCGACGCATGTCACGCTGACCGGCACGCCGGCGCCGCGGCCATCGGCGCTGAAGGGCGCGGCCTATGCCGATCCGCAGGCGTTTCGCGCCGATCTCGTGGCAATCGCGCATGGTCTCGCATCAGAAGATAAGGGCCCACTATCGACCGGTGGCGCATTAGGTCGGCTGATCCGCGCGGTGGAGACGTTTGGCTTCCATCTCGCCACGCTCGACCTGCGGCAGAACAGCGCGGTGCACGAGCGGGTGGTCGCCGAACTGTTCAAGGTCGCCGGGGTCGAGGACGATTATCTGGCGCTGGACGAAGCGGCGCGGGTCGCGCTGCTACGCGCCGAACTGTCGAGCGCACGGCCGTTGGCGAGCGGTTTTGCAGACTATTCGGAAGAGACGAGCGGCGAACTCGCCATCGTCCGCGCCGCGGCCGAGGCGCATGCGACCTATGGGCCCGGCTGCATCGTCAACTACATCGTCTCGATGGCGCAGTCGGTATCCGACCTGCTGGAGATCAACCTGCTGCTGAAGGAAGTCGGGCTGTACCGGCCTGGCCCCGTGCCGACTGCGGCGATCATGGCGATCCCGTTGTTCGAGACGATCGGCGATCTGGAAGCCGCGCCCGGGATCATGACCGACTGGTTCGCGCTGCCCGAGATCGCCGCGATCGCCACCGCGCGGGGCCACCAGGAAGTGATGATCGGCTATTCCGACAGCAACAAGGATGGCGGCTACCTGACCTCGACCTGGAGCCTGAGCGTCGCGTCCACCGCGCTAAAGCCGGTGTTCGAGCGCGCCGGCATCGGCATGCAGCTGTTCCATGGCCGTGGCGGCGCGGTCGGGCGCGGTGGCGGGTCGAGCTTCGCCGCGATCCGCGCGCAGCCGTTCGGCACGGTGCAGGGCCGCATCCGCATCACCGAACAGGGCGAGGTGATTGCGGGCAAATACGGCACGCGCGAAAGTGCGATGGCCAATCTGGAGGCGATGGCATCGGCGACGTTGCTCGCCAGCCTGGAGCCGGATCCCTTGTCCGCCGCCGACACCAAGCGCTTCGGCGCGGCGATGACGGCGCTGTCGGCGAATGCCTTCAAGGCCTATCGCGGGCTCGTCTATGACGACGATGCGCAGGGCTTCCGCACCTTCTTCCGCCAGATGACGCCGCTCACCGAGATCGCCAATCTCAAGATCGGCAGCCGCCCGGCGAGCCGCACCAAGAGCGACCGGATCGAGGATCTGCGCGCGATCCCGTGGGTGTTCAGCTGGGCGCAGGCACGCGTGATGCTGCCCGGCTGGTACGGCGTCGGGCAGGCGCTGGCCGAGTTCGAGGACAAGACGCTGCTCGCCGAGATGGCCGAGGGCTGGCCGTTCTTTGCCGCGAGCCTGGCCAATATGGAGCAGGTGATCGCCAAGTCCGACATGCGCATCGCCGCGCGTTATGCGGCGCTGGTCGAGGATGCGGGACTGCGCGACCATGTGTTCGGCCGGATCGAGGCCGGCTGGCATCAGGCGCATGACGGGCTGCTTGCCGCCACCGGCCAGTCGCGGCTGCTGGAGAAGCACCCGACACTCGACGCCTCGATCAGGCTGCGCCTGCCCTATATCGAGCCGCTCAACCTGCTGCAGATCGAATTGATCAAGCGCCGCCGTGCCGGCGAGCAGGACGAGCGCATCGGTGAGGGGATCCTGCTGTCGATCAACGCGATCGCCACCGCGTTGCGGAATTCGGGCTAA
- a CDS encoding HNH endonuclease, with product MYHPDLIRHPDGCPALVLNADYTPLSYYPLSLWPWQTAIKAVFLDRVDIVAEYEREVRSPTQRVKLPSVIALKSYVRPSAFPAFTRFNVFLRDTFSCQYCGSGHDLTFDHIIPRAQGGRTTWENVATACAPCNLKKGGRTPLQAHMPLHIAAIRPTSWQMQEHGRRFPPNYLHDTWHDWLYWDVELEA from the coding sequence ATGTACCATCCCGATCTGATCCGGCACCCGGACGGTTGCCCCGCTCTGGTGCTGAACGCCGATTATACGCCGCTCAGCTATTACCCGCTGTCGTTGTGGCCATGGCAGACCGCGATCAAGGCGGTGTTCCTCGACCGCGTGGATATCGTCGCCGAATATGAGCGTGAAGTGCGCAGCCCGACGCAGCGCGTGAAGCTGCCCTCGGTCATCGCGCTCAAATCTTATGTGCGGCCCTCCGCCTTCCCGGCCTTCACGCGCTTCAACGTGTTCCTGCGCGACACATTCAGCTGCCAATATTGCGGCAGCGGGCATGATCTGACGTTCGACCATATCATTCCGCGCGCGCAAGGCGGGCGGACGACGTGGGAGAATGTCGCCACCGCGTGCGCACCCTGCAATCTGAAGAAAGGCGGCCGCACGCCGCTCCAGGCACACATGCCGCTGCACATCGCCGCGATCCGCCCGACCAGCTGGCAGATGCAGGAACATGGCCGGCGATTTCCGCCCAATTACCTGCACGATACCTGGCACGATTGGCTGTACTGGGATGTCGAGCTTGAGGCCTGA
- the gluQRS gene encoding tRNA glutamyl-Q(34) synthetase GluQRS, producing the protein MTITTRFAPSPTGALHLGHAFSAIQSHDRARDAGGRFLLRIEDIDGTRSRPEHVQGIVDDLRWLGLAWHGDPLFQSTRLDAYQAALDSLQGQGLLYRCFCTRAEIAQSLSAPHGAAPVYPGTCRRLNLGERDGTPFAWRIDMAKAVALVGPLGWQDEIAGPQRADPSRHGDVVLARKDAPASYHLAVVVDDAFQQVSHVVRGADLSEATHVHVLLQRLLGLPTPVYRHHALLTDADGTRLAKRNGAPTLGSLRDRGMDGKMLADDLRAGRLPIGFALPNA; encoded by the coding sequence ATGACGATCACCACCCGCTTCGCCCCAAGCCCCACCGGCGCGCTGCATCTCGGCCATGCCTTTTCCGCGATCCAGTCGCACGACCGCGCACGCGACGCAGGCGGGCGGTTCCTGTTGCGCATCGAGGATATCGACGGCACGCGCAGTCGGCCCGAGCATGTGCAGGGCATCGTCGACGACCTGCGCTGGCTTGGCCTTGCGTGGCACGGAGACCCGCTGTTCCAGTCCACACGCCTCGACGCCTACCAGGCCGCGCTCGACAGCTTGCAAGGGCAGGGGCTGCTCTACCGCTGCTTCTGCACCCGCGCCGAGATCGCACAGAGCCTGTCCGCGCCGCACGGCGCGGCACCGGTCTATCCCGGCACCTGCCGCAGGCTTAACCTGGGCGAACGGGACGGCACGCCGTTTGCGTGGAGGATCGACATGGCGAAAGCGGTGGCGCTTGTCGGGCCGCTCGGCTGGCAAGACGAGATCGCCGGGCCCCAGCGCGCCGATCCCTCACGCCACGGCGATGTCGTGCTGGCGCGCAAGGATGCGCCGGCCAGCTATCATCTCGCCGTGGTGGTGGACGATGCCTTCCAGCAGGTCAGCCATGTCGTGCGCGGTGCCGATCTCAGCGAAGCGACGCATGTCCATGTGCTGCTGCAGCGCCTGCTCGGCCTGCCGACGCCCGTCTACCGCCATCATGCGCTACTGACCGACGCCGACGGGACGCGGCTGGCCAAGCGCAACGGCGCGCCGACGCTCGGGTCATTGCGCGACCGCGGCATGGACGGAAAGATGCTCGCCGACGATCTCCGCGCCGGCCGCCTGCCCATTGGCTTTGCCCTGCCGAATGCCTAG
- a CDS encoding twin transmembrane helix small protein encodes MTTFLAILLVAAMIAVVVVLVRGLVVFLASATEDVKNGGDGPSAAALKSNKMMQYRIFFQAIAILIVVLILFLASGR; translated from the coding sequence ATGACAACTTTCCTAGCCATCCTGCTCGTCGCCGCGATGATCGCGGTCGTCGTCGTGCTCGTCCGCGGGCTCGTCGTGTTCCTGGCCAGTGCGACCGAGGATGTGAAGAACGGCGGCGATGGCCCGAGCGCGGCGGCGCTCAAGTCCAACAAGATGATGCAATACCGCATCTTCTTCCAGGCGATCGCGATCCTGATCGTCGTGCTGATCCTTTTCCTCGCCAGCGGGCGCTGA
- a CDS encoding cob(I)yrinic acid a,c-diamide adenosyltransferase produces the protein MVKLNKIYTRTGDDGTTGLVDGSRVAKSAPRMAAIGDVDEANSALGVAIVALGENDLVAALTRIQNDLFDLGADLATPSTNGDFTPSEMSLRIVAAQVARLENEIDALNAGMPPLTSFILPAGTAGAAALHLARAIARRAERTAVAAAAETPINRQALAYLNRLSDYLFVAARFVNQKAGGDVLWVPGASRDI, from the coding sequence GTGGTCAAGCTCAACAAGATCTACACGCGCACCGGTGATGACGGCACGACCGGGCTGGTCGATGGCTCGCGTGTCGCCAAGTCGGCGCCGCGCATGGCGGCAATAGGCGATGTCGACGAAGCGAACAGCGCGCTCGGCGTGGCGATCGTGGCGCTCGGCGAAAACGATCTCGTCGCCGCGCTCACCCGCATCCAGAACGATCTGTTCGATCTTGGTGCCGATCTCGCCACGCCCAGCACCAATGGCGATTTCACCCCGTCCGAGATGAGCTTGCGCATCGTGGCCGCGCAGGTGGCGCGGCTGGAAAATGAGATCGATGCGCTGAACGCTGGCATGCCGCCGCTCACCAGCTTCATCCTCCCCGCCGGCACTGCCGGTGCGGCCGCGCTGCATCTGGCGCGCGCGATCGCCAGGCGCGCGGAACGCACTGCGGTGGCCGCGGCCGCAGAGACGCCGATCAACCGCCAGGCGCTTGCCTATCTCAATCGGTTGTCGGATTATCTGTTTGTCGCTGCGCGCTTCGTGAACCAAAAGGCGGGTGGCGACGTTCTGTGGGTTCCTGGCGCCTCGCGAGACATTTAA
- the egtB gene encoding ergothioneine biosynthesis protein EgtB — MRTNPSRAADAASLSQRLSKVRDLSVALVAPLSDADATVQSMEDASPAKWHLAHTTWFLETFILRDFVAGYRLHDERFPFLFNSYYEAEGRRHARGRRGMVTRPTLDEVLAYRRHVDEAVQAALPDLPAAAIELVTLGCHHEEQHQELLVTDILHLMSENPLEPAVWTPARKVPVEMPGPIGWIEGAAGVVEIGFAGDGFAFDCEGPRHQALLSPHALADRTVTNGEWAAFIADGGYADPRFWLADGWAWVKAQGIAAPFYWEQQEGGWTRFGLDGRRAIDPAAPVTHVSFYEADAYAAWAGARLPTEAEWEAAATPYDPAGGNQLDGAGPVEPRPAASGPAFFGDVWEWTGSAYRPYPGFKPVEGAVGEYNGKFMSGQCVLRGGSCATPRGHARASYRNFFYPHQRWQFTGVRLVKDI, encoded by the coding sequence ATGCGAACGAACCCGAGTCGTGCCGCTGATGCGGCCTCGCTGTCCCAGCGTCTTTCCAAGGTGCGCGATCTGAGCGTGGCGCTGGTCGCCCCGTTGTCGGATGCCGATGCCACGGTCCAGTCCATGGAGGATGCGTCGCCGGCCAAATGGCATCTGGCGCACACCACCTGGTTCCTCGAAACCTTCATCCTGCGTGATTTCGTTGCCGGCTACCGGCTGCACGACGAACGTTTCCCGTTCCTTTTCAACAGCTATTACGAGGCGGAGGGGCGGCGGCACGCGCGTGGGCGGCGTGGCATGGTCACGCGGCCAACGCTGGACGAGGTGCTGGCCTATCGCCGCCATGTCGATGAGGCGGTGCAGGCGGCGTTGCCCGATCTGCCGGCGGCGGCGATCGAGCTCGTGACGCTCGGCTGCCATCACGAGGAACAGCATCAGGAACTGCTCGTCACCGATATCCTGCACCTGATGTCGGAAAACCCGCTCGAACCCGCCGTGTGGACGCCGGCGCGGAAAGTGCCGGTCGAGATGCCCGGGCCGATCGGCTGGATCGAAGGCGCCGCCGGCGTGGTCGAGATCGGCTTTGCCGGAGACGGCTTTGCGTTCGATTGCGAGGGCCCCCGACACCAGGCTTTGCTCAGCCCGCACGCGCTTGCCGACCGCACCGTCACCAACGGCGAATGGGCGGCGTTTATCGCCGATGGCGGCTATGCCGATCCGCGCTTCTGGCTGGCGGATGGCTGGGCCTGGGTTAAGGCGCAGGGCATCGCCGCGCCGTTCTATTGGGAGCAGCAGGAGGGCGGATGGACCCGCTTCGGGCTCGACGGCCGTCGCGCGATCGATCCCGCCGCACCAGTGACGCATGTCAGCTTCTACGAGGCGGATGCCTATGCTGCCTGGGCCGGCGCGCGCTTGCCGACAGAGGCGGAATGGGAGGCAGCCGCCACACCCTACGATCCCGCTGGCGGCAACCAGCTGGATGGCGCCGGACCGGTCGAGCCGCGCCCCGCCGCCAGCGGCCCGGCCTTTTTCGGCGATGTGTGGGAATGGACCGGCAGCGCCTATCGTCCCTATCCCGGCTTCAAGCCGGTCGAGGGTGCGGTCGGCGAATATAACGGCAAATTCATGTCGGGGCAGTGCGTGCTACGCGGCGGGTCCTGCGCCACGCCACGCGGCCATGCCCGCGCCAGCTACCGCAATTTCTTCTACCCGCACCAGCGTTGGCAATTCACCGGGGTGCGGCTGGTCAAGGATATCTGA